The Pseudomonadota bacterium genome includes the window GTTGTGAAGATATTTGTCCTGAAGTTTTCAGAGTGACACATGATTTCGTTCTCAATATGCTGGGTAGAACTTAAGACTTACCTGATTTTTTTGAGAATGCCTGCAGGGACGCTGCTGATTACTGTCCGGTTGATGCTATTCTCATTGAAGAGCAATGGAATAAAAGAGCTATGTGTGCTTAGAATTGAACAAAACAGGAAAAGATGGAGGGTTCAAAGGATATTTGCCTGGTTGAGCAAGGAACTCGAAAGAAAAGACTATATCAACCGGCGGTTTTTAATACCTCTTTAAGGGCGGTAAATACGTTTCTGTTATTCTATTAATGAAAAGGAGGTCCATATGTTTTCACCAAAAAAGATTCTTGTACCAACAGACTTTTCCAAGTACTCGGATAAGGCACTTCAACAGGCGGCTGACATTGCAAAGGAGCATAACTCCACAATCTACCTTTTTCACGTTATCGGAATAATCCAGCAATGTGCTGTAGATTATTGCCTTGACAACCAGATAATAGAAGAACTTGAGAAAAAGAGTATCGATTCATCCAAGGAGATGATGAAAGAACAAATCAATAAAATTGCTGAAGCAAAGTCCTTAAAAATAATCACAGATGTCAAAAAAGGCACTCCTTACGAAGAAATACTTAAGGAGCAGGCAGAAAAAAAGATAGATCTGATCGTTACTGCATCCCATGGCAAAACAGGTCTGATGCATTATTTAATGGGGAGTGTGGCAGAAAAGGTTGTAAAGGGAGCAAAGTGCACTGTAATGTTGGTAAAAGCCTGATCAATAATAAAGTGTACTTGTAAAAATATCCTTGAGGAACCGGCACGGGAAGATAATTCACATGTGAAAATGATGCCTGAAATTTGCAAAAAACTGAAAAAGAGTAAACCATTTAAAAATGGATTTCCATAAAGTAAAAAGGGCAACGCAAAGAAGCAGGGCCGAAATACAAATCAGCGGAGGTATGAAATGCTGCCTATAGGGCCTTTAATGATCGAACACCGTCTTATAGAGAAAATGATTCTGGCAATAAAACAAGAAGCCGGGAGA containing:
- a CDS encoding universal stress protein; its protein translation is MFSPKKILVPTDFSKYSDKALQQAADIAKEHNSTIYLFHVIGIIQQCAVDYCLDNQIIEELEKKSIDSSKEMMKEQINKIAEAKSLKIITDVKKGTPYEEILKEQAEKKIDLIVTASHGKTGLMHYLMGSVAEKVVKGAKCTVMLVKA